In the genome of Candidatus Reidiella endopervernicosa, one region contains:
- the ftsE gene encoding cell division ATP-binding protein FtsE has protein sequence MIRFDNVSKRYAEGHDALRNVNFHLESGEFAFLTGHSGAGKSTLLKLIALIEHPTRGQVVIDGQNMARIKRRQIPYVRRKVGLIFQNHRLLCDRTVFENVALPLVIEGYRPREIGRRVRAALDKVGLLRQERALPISLSGGEQQRVGIARAVVNKPPLLLADEPTGNLDPELSEEIMGLFEQFNQVGVTVIVASHDLHLIKRLGHRTLVLDHGQMQSVVPRSGR, from the coding sequence ATGATCCGTTTCGATAACGTCAGCAAACGCTACGCCGAGGGTCACGATGCGCTACGCAACGTCAACTTCCACCTCGAAAGCGGCGAGTTCGCATTCCTCACCGGCCACTCCGGTGCCGGCAAGAGCACCTTGCTGAAACTAATTGCCCTCATCGAACACCCCACACGCGGACAGGTAGTGATCGATGGACAGAACATGGCGCGCATCAAACGACGCCAGATCCCCTATGTACGGCGCAAGGTGGGGCTGATCTTTCAAAACCACCGCCTGCTCTGTGACCGCACCGTATTTGAGAATGTCGCCCTACCGCTGGTGATCGAAGGGTATCGTCCCCGAGAGATCGGCCGCCGCGTGCGCGCGGCGCTAGATAAGGTAGGACTGCTGAGACAGGAGCGGGCCTTACCGATCAGCCTCTCTGGCGGCGAGCAGCAGCGTGTCGGAATTGCACGAGCAGTGGTCAACAAACCACCGCTGCTACTGGCCGATGAGCCAACCGGCAACCTCGACCCCGAGCTCTCAGAGGAGATCATGGGGCTGTTCGAGCAGTTCAACCAGGTCGGGGTAACGGTGATTGTCGCCAGTCACGACCTGCACCTGATCAAACGTCTCGGACACCGCACCCTGGTGCTCGACCACGGCCAGATGCAGAGCGTCGTACCGAGATCAGGCAGATGA
- a CDS encoding M16 family metallopeptidase — protein MLKRLLSISILLLPAVTLANDSAHEYRLENGLKIIVHEDHRAPVVVSQIWYKVGSSYEHDGITGVSHVLEHMMFKGTKKHAPGEFSRIIAENGGSENAFTSLDYTAYFQRLEKSRLPIAFELEADRMRGLLLPEEEFHKERQVVIEERRTRTEDKPTAMTYEQFRATAFTASPYRMPVIGWMNDLESMEVEDLRAWYQRWYAPNNATLVVAGDVVPEEVYALAKQHFGPLKPSDLKPLKPRIEPEQLGIRRINVKLPARQPYLLMGYKAPVLNTTEADWEPYALEVLAGILDGGDSARLANTLVRGSQIAASAGAGYGLYDRLSDLFLFDGIPAEGQSVEAVEQGLREQIEKIKNEPVGADEMKRVKAQVVAAAVYERDSIFYQAMQIGTLETIGLGWKHLDEYVERVRSITPAAGSSVAKNI, from the coding sequence ATGCTGAAACGCCTCTTATCCATCTCTATTCTACTGCTGCCGGCAGTAACGCTGGCAAACGATAGTGCCCATGAGTATCGACTTGAAAATGGACTCAAGATTATTGTGCATGAGGACCACCGCGCGCCCGTGGTGGTCTCTCAGATCTGGTACAAGGTCGGCTCAAGCTATGAGCACGACGGCATTACCGGTGTCTCCCATGTGCTTGAACATATGATGTTCAAAGGGACCAAGAAACACGCGCCGGGTGAATTCTCACGCATCATCGCTGAGAACGGCGGCAGCGAGAACGCCTTTACCAGTCTCGACTATACGGCCTACTTTCAGCGCCTGGAGAAGAGTCGTCTGCCGATCGCCTTCGAGCTGGAGGCGGACCGAATGCGGGGTCTACTGTTGCCCGAGGAGGAGTTTCACAAGGAGCGCCAGGTGGTGATCGAGGAGCGACGTACCCGCACCGAGGACAAGCCGACGGCGATGACCTACGAGCAGTTCCGTGCCACCGCCTTCACCGCCAGCCCCTATCGGATGCCGGTGATTGGTTGGATGAACGATCTGGAGAGTATGGAGGTCGAAGACCTGCGCGCCTGGTACCAGCGTTGGTATGCCCCTAACAACGCTACTCTGGTGGTGGCGGGTGATGTCGTTCCCGAAGAGGTATATGCGTTGGCCAAGCAGCACTTCGGACCACTCAAGCCAAGTGATCTGAAACCGCTCAAGCCACGTATTGAACCCGAGCAGCTCGGTATTCGTCGTATCAACGTCAAGCTGCCAGCGCGCCAACCCTATCTACTGATGGGTTACAAGGCGCCGGTACTCAACACTACTGAGGCCGACTGGGAGCCCTACGCACTGGAGGTGCTGGCCGGCATTCTAGATGGTGGTGATAGTGCACGGTTGGCCAACACACTGGTACGAGGCAGTCAGATCGCCGCCAGTGCCGGTGCCGGTTATGGCCTCTACGACCGACTCTCTGATCTGTTCCTCTTCGACGGTATTCCCGCAGAGGGACAGAGTGTTGAAGCGGTAGAGCAGGGGCTGCGTGAGCAGATTGAGAAGATTAAAAACGAGCCGGTCGGAGCTGATGAGATGAAGCGGGTCAAGGCGCAGGTAGTGGCCGCTGCCGTCTATGAACGCGATTCAATCTTTTACCAGGCGATGCAGATCGGCACCCTGGAGACAATCGGACTCGGTTGGAAACACCTCGATGAGTATGTCGAGCGGGTGCGCAGTATCACCCCGGCCGCAGGTAGCAGCGTCGCGAAAAATATCTGA
- the ftsX gene encoding permease-like cell division protein FtsX: MSRKEQSRRSEGASTARPAGRIDSWLRNHRDAFHTGLDPLLNTPFSALMTIAVIGIALALPAGLFTILTTLQPLGSNLEGAAQISIFLKHDLQHADSRSLIDQLEQNSDIASVETISRDSALQEFRNLSGFEQAIDALPENPLPAVVVVLPAAHLNDPLMIDQLVNSFRSEPEAELVQLDMAWVQRLHSLMALGQRAVTIIAALLTLAVLLVIGNTIRLDVQNRREESEIIKLIGGTDAFIRRPFLYGGLWYGLCGGFAAVLLVGIALWLLEGPATRLIGLYHSTLAPPQLDLTTTGALLGAGALLGLFGSQIAVGRHLRAIEPR, encoded by the coding sequence ATGAGTCGAAAAGAGCAGAGTCGTCGCAGCGAAGGGGCCAGCACCGCTCGCCCCGCCGGCCGTATCGACAGCTGGCTACGCAACCACCGTGACGCCTTCCATACCGGCCTCGATCCGCTGCTCAACACCCCCTTCTCAGCGCTGATGACCATTGCGGTAATCGGCATTGCCCTGGCACTACCTGCGGGGCTTTTCACCATTCTGACCACCCTGCAGCCGCTTGGTAGCAACCTTGAGGGAGCAGCTCAGATCTCAATATTTCTCAAACACGATCTGCAGCACGCCGACTCTCGATCACTGATCGACCAATTAGAACAGAACAGCGACATCGCCTCTGTGGAGACGATCTCTCGTGACAGCGCACTGCAGGAGTTCCGTAATCTCTCCGGATTCGAACAGGCGATTGATGCACTGCCAGAAAACCCTCTACCTGCAGTAGTCGTGGTTCTTCCTGCCGCCCATCTGAACGATCCGCTGATGATCGATCAGCTGGTCAACTCATTTCGCAGTGAACCGGAAGCAGAGCTGGTACAGCTCGACATGGCCTGGGTACAGCGACTCCACTCGCTGATGGCGCTCGGGCAGCGCGCTGTCACCATAATTGCTGCGCTGCTCACCCTGGCGGTGCTATTGGTGATCGGCAATACCATTCGCCTCGATGTACAGAACCGTCGGGAAGAGAGCGAGATTATTAAACTGATCGGTGGCACCGATGCCTTCATCCGCCGCCCCTTCCTCTACGGTGGCCTCTGGTACGGCCTCTGCGGTGGCTTTGCCGCTGTGCTGCTGGTCGGCATTGCCCTATGGCTACTTGAAGGCCCTGCCACGCGTCTCATTGGCCTCTACCACAGCACACTTGCACCTCCCCAACTCGACCTCACCACCACCGGCGCACTGCTCGGCGCAGGGGCACTGCTCGGTCTGTTCGGCTCGCAGATCGCGGTCGGTCGCCACCTGCGTGCCATCGAACCTCGTTAA
- a CDS encoding YfhL family 4Fe-4S dicluster ferredoxin translates to MALLINEECINCDVCEPECPNGAITQGDEIYEIDHTLCTECVGHYDEPQCIEVCPVDCILIDPEHTESNDQLQAKYEKLTAD, encoded by the coding sequence ATGGCTTTGCTGATCAATGAAGAGTGTATTAACTGCGACGTCTGTGAGCCGGAGTGCCCCAATGGCGCCATTACCCAGGGTGATGAGATCTATGAGATTGATCACACTCTCTGCACCGAGTGTGTTGGTCACTACGACGAGCCGCAGTGCATCGAGGTCTGCCCGGTAGACTGCATTCTGATTGATCCGGAACACACCGAGAGCAATGACCAGCTACAGGCAAAGTATGAGAAGCTGACCGCCGACTGA
- a CDS encoding cation diffusion facilitator family transporter, translating to MSASSSKLVIYAALIGNALISLTKFIAAFITGSSAMLSEGIHSLVDTGNQVLLLYGMKRAARPADEQFPFGHGKEIYFWSFVVAILIFAVGAGVSIYEGIHRLQHPAPIQNVHINYIVLGLAILFEGVAWFFALREFTRAKGKWGYIEAVQRGKDPSMFVVLFEDSAAIIGLLVALIATWLGDISGNLYFDGAASVIIGLILAGAAVWLAYETKGLLIGESANQRVVDGIREITGRHTQITTINEVLTMHMGPDFILATLSVDFVDEISAANVESAIATLDNTIKQHYPEVKRLYIEAESRKNFLQQQATS from the coding sequence ATGTCCGCCTCATCCTCGAAACTAGTGATCTATGCCGCGCTGATCGGCAACGCACTAATCTCTCTGACCAAGTTTATCGCCGCCTTTATCACCGGCAGCTCAGCGATGCTCTCCGAGGGAATCCACTCGCTGGTCGATACCGGCAATCAGGTCCTACTGCTCTACGGCATGAAGCGCGCTGCCCGCCCCGCCGATGAGCAGTTCCCCTTCGGCCACGGCAAGGAGATCTACTTCTGGAGCTTCGTGGTGGCGATCCTGATCTTCGCCGTCGGCGCAGGCGTTTCGATCTACGAGGGTATCCACCGCCTGCAGCACCCTGCACCGATTCAAAACGTGCATATCAACTACATTGTGCTGGGGCTGGCGATTCTCTTCGAGGGCGTCGCCTGGTTCTTTGCACTGCGGGAGTTCACCCGTGCCAAGGGCAAGTGGGGGTATATCGAGGCGGTACAGCGCGGTAAGGACCCCTCGATGTTTGTGGTGCTGTTCGAGGACTCGGCTGCGATTATCGGCCTGCTGGTCGCACTGATCGCCACCTGGCTGGGCGATATCAGTGGCAACCTCTACTTTGACGGCGCCGCCTCGGTCATCATCGGCCTGATCCTCGCTGGCGCCGCCGTCTGGCTCGCCTATGAGACCAAAGGTCTATTGATTGGTGAGAGCGCCAACCAGCGCGTGGTTGATGGCATTCGCGAGATCACTGGACGTCACACACAGATCACCACCATCAACGAGGTGCTGACCATGCACATGGGGCCCGATTTCATTCTCGCCACCCTCAGCGTCGACTTTGTTGACGAGATCAGTGCCGCCAACGTCGAGTCCGCCATCGCCACCCTCGACAACACCATCAAACAGCACTACCCAGAGGTGAAGCGCCTCTACATCGAAGCTGAATCACGCAAAAACTTCCTTCAACAGCAGGCCACATCATGA
- a CDS encoding M16 family metallopeptidase: MCIESACAAVALIPALLMASPDIEHWTTSNGARVYFVEARGLPMVDLRVVFDAGSARDGGKAGLASLTNGLLAEGAGEWSSEQIAARFEGVGANFGNDALRDMGLVTLRTLSDGPILDQSLDTLATLLVKPRFDKDVFERERSRMQVGLRMKLQSPGTVASRAFYKALYGDHPYASPSNGTEESIAALTRKDVAAFHQRYYVAANAVIAIVGDLDRKGAEQVAERLVKNLPKGKRAAALPKVPALTESKTIRINHSSSQTTVLIGQPGIRRGEADHFALYLANHVLGGSGLSSKLSDEIREKRGLTYSVYSYFSPMAESGPFQMGLKTKNEQRDEAIKLLRETLQTYLDKGASDKEFIASRKNITGGFPLRIDSNKKIIGYLAMIGFYGLPLDYLDTFNARIEALQREGVAQRFRARLNPERMVTVIVGGGVETE, from the coding sequence GTGTGTATTGAGAGTGCGTGTGCCGCCGTTGCACTGATCCCCGCGCTGCTAATGGCCTCACCCGATATCGAGCACTGGACCACCTCGAACGGTGCGCGGGTCTACTTTGTCGAGGCGCGAGGCCTGCCGATGGTCGATCTGCGTGTGGTCTTCGATGCCGGTAGTGCCCGTGATGGAGGTAAAGCGGGCCTCGCCTCGTTGACTAACGGTCTGCTCGCTGAGGGTGCAGGTGAGTGGAGTAGCGAGCAGATTGCGGCTCGTTTTGAGGGGGTGGGCGCCAACTTCGGCAACGATGCGCTGCGCGATATGGGATTGGTAACGCTGCGCACCCTCAGCGACGGCCCGATTCTCGATCAGTCGCTCGATACTCTGGCGACACTACTGGTCAAGCCGCGTTTTGATAAAGACGTTTTTGAACGTGAGCGTAGTCGCATGCAGGTCGGGTTGCGGATGAAATTGCAGTCGCCGGGTACGGTGGCGAGTCGCGCTTTTTATAAAGCACTCTATGGGGATCACCCCTACGCCTCGCCTTCAAATGGTACCGAAGAGAGCATTGCGGCACTGACGCGCAAGGATGTGGCAGCCTTCCATCAACGCTACTACGTCGCCGCCAATGCGGTGATCGCTATCGTCGGTGATCTCGATCGCAAAGGGGCTGAGCAGGTGGCGGAGCGTCTTGTGAAGAATTTGCCCAAGGGCAAACGGGCTGCTGCCCTGCCAAAGGTGCCAGCACTGACCGAGTCGAAGACGATCCGTATCAACCACAGCTCCAGCCAGACCACGGTGCTGATTGGTCAGCCCGGTATACGTCGCGGTGAAGCAGACCACTTTGCCCTCTATCTGGCCAACCATGTCTTGGGTGGTAGTGGTCTCTCATCGAAGTTAAGTGATGAGATTCGTGAGAAGCGCGGCCTCACCTACAGCGTCTATAGCTATTTTTCGCCAATGGCCGAAAGTGGGCCGTTCCAGATGGGACTGAAGACCAAGAATGAGCAGCGTGATGAGGCGATTAAGCTGCTGCGTGAGACCTTGCAGACGTATCTCGACAAGGGGGCGAGCGACAAGGAGTTCATCGCATCGCGCAAAAACATTACCGGCGGCTTCCCGCTGCGCATCGATAGCAACAAGAAGATCATCGGCTATCTGGCGATGATCGGTTTCTACGGGCTGCCACTCGACTATCTCGACACATTTAACGCCCGTATTGAGGCGCTACAGCGCGAGGGTGTGGCGCAGCGTTTTCGTGCCCGGCTCAATCCAGAGCGGATGGTGACGGTGATTGTCGGTGGTGGGGTGGAGACGGAGTAG
- a CDS encoding glycosyltransferase family 2 protein, with translation MSLTIITVAYNSHLAISSNLKSLIDSNRFPVVIVDNGSEPESVEAVKKEFSNVNLLEMGQNAGYGRAANAGLSVCDTEYVLLINPDINIDVEMVVKLMQRAKEHKGESPLVAPAVTTDAQTFDGAKERRWISGSIMLIDVEAVREIGLFDENIFLYFEDSDLCQRVIDSGQKILQFTDFLVLHQKGQSCIINSDAQRMKSWHYGWSWSYFKDKHERRGFYMKALRRALIYWIKSVTRLDPMKRLEYGCQARGVLAYLLGRKAFGEQGRPELLP, from the coding sequence ATGTCATTAACAATTATTACTGTTGCCTATAACAGCCATCTTGCTATTTCTTCTAATTTAAAGTCACTGATTGACTCGAATCGATTTCCTGTCGTGATAGTTGATAACGGCAGTGAGCCTGAGTCTGTCGAAGCAGTTAAAAAAGAATTTTCCAACGTCAATCTTCTTGAGATGGGGCAGAACGCAGGTTACGGGCGTGCAGCCAATGCAGGTCTTTCCGTTTGCGATACAGAATATGTGTTATTGATTAATCCCGATATCAATATTGATGTTGAGATGGTTGTCAAACTAATGCAGCGAGCAAAAGAGCATAAGGGTGAGTCTCCTCTCGTTGCACCCGCCGTGACAACCGATGCACAGACTTTTGATGGCGCTAAAGAGCGGCGCTGGATTAGTGGCTCAATTATGTTGATCGATGTTGAGGCGGTTAGAGAAATCGGTTTATTTGATGAGAATATTTTTCTCTATTTTGAAGATAGTGATCTGTGTCAGCGTGTCATAGATTCTGGTCAGAAAATATTGCAATTTACCGATTTTCTTGTGCTGCACCAAAAAGGTCAGTCATGCATTATCAATAGTGACGCTCAAAGGATGAAGAGTTGGCACTATGGATGGTCATGGTCCTATTTCAAGGATAAGCATGAAAGGAGAGGCTTTTATATGAAGGCTCTTCGCAGGGCATTGATTTATTGGATTAAGAGCGTGACAAGGTTGGATCCAATGAAGCGTCTTGAATATGGCTGTCAGGCAAGGGGCGTTCTTGCTTACCTATTGGGCAGAAAGGCATTCGGTGAGCAAGGGCGTCCCGAGCTTCTTCCCTGA
- the rpoH gene encoding RNA polymerase sigma factor RpoH yields the protein MSQALVCTNNSLPIISSGSLESYIQSAKTIPVLSVEEERELGQRLKNEGDLEAARRLVLSHLRFVIHIARSYSGYGLPIGDLVQEGNIGLMKAVKRYDPDQGARLVSFAVHWIRAEIHEFVLRNWRIVKVATTKAQRKLFFNLRKNKKRLGWFSNDEVEAVASDLGVKKETVLEMESRLSGHDITFENDNDDDDSRYVAPESYLQDNATDPARQVEATDWESHNSERLQAALQGLDDRSRDILSQRWMSEQKSTLHQLADQYGISAERIRQLENNAIKKLRNALT from the coding sequence ATGAGCCAGGCCTTAGTCTGTACCAACAATTCGTTACCGATCATTTCGTCGGGTAGTCTTGAGAGCTATATCCAGAGCGCCAAGACGATTCCTGTACTCAGCGTGGAAGAGGAGCGTGAGCTCGGCCAACGCCTGAAGAATGAGGGTGATCTTGAGGCCGCACGCCGACTGGTACTTTCCCACCTCCGTTTTGTGATCCATATCGCACGCAGCTACTCCGGTTACGGCCTGCCAATAGGCGATCTGGTACAGGAGGGCAATATCGGTCTAATGAAGGCAGTCAAACGCTACGATCCCGATCAGGGTGCGCGCCTGGTCTCCTTCGCTGTGCACTGGATTCGCGCGGAGATCCACGAATTTGTGCTGCGCAACTGGCGCATCGTAAAGGTAGCAACCACCAAGGCACAGCGTAAGCTCTTCTTTAATCTGCGCAAAAACAAAAAGCGCCTCGGCTGGTTCAGCAACGACGAAGTTGAAGCGGTTGCAAGCGATCTTGGCGTGAAAAAGGAGACCGTGCTCGAGATGGAGTCACGCCTCAGCGGCCACGACATCACCTTCGAGAACGACAATGATGACGATGATAGTCGCTATGTCGCACCCGAAAGTTACCTGCAAGACAACGCAACCGATCCGGCACGCCAGGTCGAGGCGACCGACTGGGAGAGTCACAACTCCGAACGACTACAAGCCGCCCTGCAGGGACTTGATGATCGCAGTCGTGACATCCTCTCCCAGCGCTGGATGAGCGAGCAGAAATCGACCCTGCACCAGCTAGCCGATCAGTACGGCATCTCAGCGGAGCGGATTCGACAGCTGGAGAACAATGCGATCAAAAAGCTGCGTAATGCGCTGACCTGA
- the ftsY gene encoding signal recognition particle-docking protein FtsY: MFGFKKEKSSPEEKPVEKKGLFGRIRQGLSRTREVLNTDVRDLIAAKRTIDDEVLEELETQLLLADVGIEATQSIIAELTERVSRQELDDAEALFAALREQMIAILEPCAKPLDPPSDIKPFTILMVGINGAGKTTTIGKLARRFQDQGRSVVLAAGDTFRAAAVEQLQTWGERNNINVIAQHSGADSASVIFDGVEAATARNTDILIADTAGRLHTQGNLMEELKKIKRVMGKKNEQAPHEVMLVVDAGTGQNALNQAEQFHNAVGLTGITLTKLDGTAKGGIVIAIAKRLGIPIRFIGVGEGIEDLRPFDASEFVDALLQTQGEEQ, translated from the coding sequence ATGTTTGGTTTCAAAAAAGAGAAGAGTAGCCCAGAAGAGAAGCCCGTAGAGAAGAAGGGGCTATTCGGCCGTATACGCCAGGGGCTGAGCCGCACCCGCGAGGTGCTCAATACCGATGTGCGCGACCTGATCGCCGCCAAGCGCACCATCGACGATGAGGTGCTCGAAGAGCTCGAGACCCAGCTGCTGCTGGCCGACGTTGGTATTGAGGCGACTCAGTCGATTATTGCCGAGCTGACGGAACGTGTTTCACGCCAGGAGCTCGACGACGCTGAGGCACTGTTCGCCGCCCTGCGTGAACAGATGATCGCCATTCTTGAGCCCTGCGCCAAACCACTCGACCCGCCTAGCGACATCAAACCCTTCACCATCCTGATGGTCGGTATCAACGGTGCTGGCAAGACCACCACCATCGGCAAGCTTGCTCGTCGTTTTCAGGATCAGGGCCGTTCGGTGGTACTCGCGGCCGGCGACACCTTCCGTGCCGCCGCCGTCGAGCAGTTGCAGACCTGGGGTGAGCGCAACAACATCAACGTCATCGCCCAGCACAGCGGTGCCGACTCCGCCTCGGTTATCTTCGACGGTGTCGAGGCCGCAACGGCACGCAATACAGACATCCTGATCGCTGACACCGCCGGTCGACTCCATACCCAGGGCAACCTGATGGAGGAGTTGAAGAAGATCAAACGGGTAATGGGTAAAAAGAATGAACAGGCACCACATGAGGTGATGCTGGTTGTCGACGCTGGCACTGGGCAGAATGCGCTCAACCAGGCGGAGCAGTTCCACAATGCGGTCGGCCTGACTGGTATAACCCTGACCAAGCTCGACGGTACCGCCAAGGGCGGCATCGTCATCGCCATCGCCAAACGACTTGGCATCCCGATCCGTTTCATCGGTGTGGGTGAGGGAATCGAGGATCTACGCCCCTTCGATGCCAGCGAGTTTGTCGATGCCCTGCTACAGACGCAGGGCGAAGAACAATAA
- the coaD gene encoding pantetheine-phosphate adenylyltransferase, whose translation MAIAIYPGTFDPITNGHIDLVNRASRLFDKVVVAIAVNVPKQPAFTIEERVDFARTALAEVKNVEVTGFESLLVDFVKERGGDVILRGLRAVSDFEHEFQLASMNRHLAPEVETMFLTPAEQFTYISSSLVREIAALGGDISPFVHEKVVAALKDRMR comes from the coding sequence ATGGCTATAGCGATCTACCCTGGCACCTTCGATCCGATTACCAACGGACATATCGATCTGGTGAATCGCGCCTCGCGGCTGTTCGACAAGGTGGTGGTGGCGATTGCGGTGAATGTGCCGAAGCAGCCCGCCTTTACCATTGAGGAGCGGGTCGACTTTGCACGAACCGCGCTGGCCGAGGTCAAAAATGTCGAGGTGACCGGTTTCGAGTCGTTACTGGTCGACTTTGTGAAGGAGCGGGGCGGTGACGTGATCCTGCGTGGTCTGCGTGCGGTCTCAGACTTTGAACATGAGTTTCAGTTGGCGAGCATGAATCGCCATCTAGCCCCCGAGGTAGAGACGATGTTCCTCACCCCGGCCGAGCAGTTTACATACATCTCATCGAGCCTGGTGCGGGAGATTGCAGCACTGGGTGGGGATATCAGCCCCTTTGTCCATGAGAAGGTTGTGGCTGCACTAAAAGACAGAATGCGCTAA
- a CDS encoding GGDEF domain-containing response regulator, which yields MSETTRILVVDGSEVSRTIISRSLNDQLDDADITVCANAAEANQQLQQAEFDLITTSLMLPDIDGLELCRQIRGSDKHRFTPLIVISGDADGRLLREGFAAGVTDYYDKSRGYSGFAQFIKRFTHRQSRLEGHALYVEDSATAAAVNGQMMQRHGLRITQVESAEGAFELLKECLPGGPRYRDPFDIVITDFFLKGSMTGGDLLHAIRTRFNLSQQEMPVLVITGSTSDERQVEVFHAGANDFVSKPIVEEILMARLRSLLLIKQQFSALRRQAEKLHHLAITDMLTGVRNKRYLLDNGEDFLNNQRNQPLWAMLLDIDHFKQINDTLGHITGDRVLEALGTLLLQSFPKDSMVVRFGGEEFAVLIPNCSREEAVARAETLRLAVERLRPVDIEITASIGICSTLDHPDQSLSKFLSLADKALYEAKSRGRNQCCIYTQQGIEAITLSVNTPPTLDARGGTS from the coding sequence ATGAGTGAAACCACCCGTATTCTGGTTGTGGATGGCTCCGAGGTCTCTCGTACCATCATCAGCCGCAGTCTCAACGATCAGCTTGATGATGCTGATATAACTGTCTGCGCCAATGCCGCTGAGGCCAACCAGCAGCTACAGCAGGCAGAATTCGACCTGATCACCACCTCACTGATGCTTCCCGATATCGATGGACTGGAGCTCTGTCGTCAGATTCGCGGCAGTGACAAACACCGTTTCACCCCGCTCATCGTTATCTCCGGTGATGCCGACGGCCGACTACTACGCGAGGGTTTTGCCGCCGGTGTCACCGACTACTATGACAAGAGCCGCGGATATAGCGGTTTTGCCCAGTTCATCAAACGCTTCACTCACCGCCAGAGTCGGCTCGAGGGTCATGCGCTATACGTTGAGGACAGCGCCACCGCAGCCGCCGTGAATGGTCAGATGATGCAACGCCATGGGCTGCGCATCACTCAGGTCGAATCTGCTGAGGGGGCGTTCGAGCTACTAAAAGAGTGCCTACCGGGTGGACCACGCTACCGCGATCCGTTCGATATCGTCATTACCGACTTCTTTCTCAAGGGCTCGATGACCGGTGGTGACCTGCTGCACGCGATCCGCACCCGCTTCAACCTCTCCCAACAGGAGATGCCAGTACTGGTGATTACTGGCAGTACCAGTGACGAACGCCAGGTGGAGGTGTTTCACGCCGGTGCCAACGACTTCGTCAGTAAGCCGATTGTTGAAGAGATCCTGATGGCTCGACTGCGCTCACTGCTGCTGATCAAACAGCAGTTCAGCGCACTGAGACGCCAGGCCGAGAAACTCCACCACCTCGCCATCACCGACATGCTCACCGGGGTGCGCAACAAGCGCTACCTACTCGATAATGGCGAGGACTTCCTCAATAACCAGCGCAATCAACCACTCTGGGCGATGCTGCTCGATATCGACCACTTCAAACAGATCAACGACACCCTGGGCCACATCACCGGCGACCGTGTACTCGAAGCGCTCGGCACACTACTGCTACAGAGCTTTCCCAAGGATTCGATGGTCGTACGCTTCGGTGGTGAGGAGTTTGCAGTCTTAATCCCTAACTGCAGCCGAGAAGAGGCCGTTGCACGGGCGGAAACGTTGCGTCTTGCGGTGGAGCGGTTACGACCTGTCGATATCGAGATCACCGCCAGCATCGGCATCTGCTCCACCCTCGATCACCCAGATCAGTCACTATCGAAGTTCCTCTCGCTCGCCGACAAGGCCCTATACGAGGCGAAGAGTCGTGGTCGTAACCAGTGCTGTATCTATACCCAACAGGGTATTGAGGCGATCACCCTATCCGTAAATACTCCCCCAACACTTGACGCACGAGGCGGAACTTCTTAG
- a CDS encoding SixA phosphatase family protein, producing the protein MKRLTILRHATASMMQLVADDFERTLEPRGEEEAAEMGRQLSKRQIKPEQLVSSPAKRAITTAAIVAGELHYPVDDIAIEAEIYNAELQTLLDIVQHFSNRFDHVMLVGHNPGLSELGHYLTGQGQALPPPLAYW; encoded by the coding sequence ATGAAACGTCTCACCATTCTTCGCCATGCCACGGCCAGCATGATGCAGCTGGTCGCCGATGATTTTGAACGTACTCTGGAACCGAGAGGTGAAGAGGAAGCCGCCGAGATGGGGCGACAGCTGAGTAAGCGGCAGATCAAGCCCGAGCAGCTTGTCAGCAGCCCTGCCAAACGAGCTATCACCACAGCAGCTATCGTTGCGGGTGAACTCCACTATCCTGTCGATGACATCGCGATCGAAGCGGAAATCTATAACGCTGAACTACAGACACTGCTCGATATCGTGCAGCACTTCAGCAACCGCTTCGACCACGTCATGCTGGTCGGCCACAACCCCGGCTTGAGCGAACTGGGCCACTACCTGACGGGTCAGGGACAGGCACTCCCCCCCCCGCTGGCGTACTGGTAA